In one window of Methanothermobacter sp. DNA:
- the rpl12p gene encoding 50S ribosomal protein P1, which yields MEYIYAAMLLHTTGKEINEENVKSVLEAAGAEVDDARVKALIAALEDVDIEEAMETTAVAAAPAAAAAPAAAAEEAEEEEEEEEEEEEAEEEAAAGLGALFG from the coding sequence ATGGAATACATATACGCAGCAATGTTACTGCACACAACCGGTAAGGAGATCAACGAAGAAAACGTTAAAAGTGTCCTTGAAGCAGCAGGCGCTGAAGTGGATGATGCAAGGGTCAAGGCTCTAATAGCAGCCCTTGAAGATGTGGACATTGAAGAGGCAATGGAAACAACAGCTGTAGCAGCAGCACCTGCAGCAGCTGCAGCACCTGCAGCAGCAGCCGAAGAGGCTGAAGAAGAAGAGGAAGAAGAAGAGGAAGAAGAGGAAGCTGAAGAGGAAGCAGCAGCCGGTCTTGGCGCACTCTTCGGTTAA